In Luteimonas viscosa, the genomic window CGACGCGCCAGCAGGGTGGCCGCGGTGCTGCCGGCCGGGCCGCCTCCGATCACCAGGACGTCGCAGTCTTCGGTGCCGGTGGCAAGGGTGGCGGTCGGGTCGGGGCTGGCCATCCGGTTGCGGGTGGGTACGGGCGTCAGGGCGGGTGCGCATGATAGCGGACGCCCGGCACCGCCCTGCCGGTGCCGCGTGCGTGAACGGGACGCCGCCCTGTTCCTGAACGGCCCCGGCGCGCTTGCGCAAGGAGACGCGATGCAGGATCGTTGCGGGTCCTGTCCGAAGCCACCGCTGCCATGCCCGAGCAAACCGATGCCGAACGCGAACTCGCCGAACTGCTGGTCGAGAGCCTGAACCTGGACGGCGTGGCGGCGGCGGAGATCGATCCCGAGGCGCCGCTGTTCAACGCCGGGCTGGGGCTGGACTCGATCGACGCGCTGGAACTGGCGCTGGCGGTGAGCAAGCGCTACGGCTTCCAGCTGCGCTCGGACAACGACGAGAACCGGCGCATCTTCGCTTCGCTGCGGGCGTTGTCCGAACACGTCCAGCAGCACCGGACGACGTGAAGACTTGATCCTCGCCCTGCAGATCGCGCTGGCGGTGGCCTATGCGCTGCTCGCGCACGGCGCCAGCGCCGGCGGCGACGCGCGCCTGGCGCTGGCGGCCTTGCTGGTGCTGGTGGCGCTGGTGCTGGCGCAGCCGGTGCTGCGACTGCGGCCCTGGGCGCTCGCGCTGGCGGCGGTTTCTTCCGCGGCGGCGTGGTGGCTGTACCGGCAGGGACTGGCCACCCTGCCGCTGCTGCTGGTGCCGGTGGTGTTCGTGGCGCTGGTGGCCTGGGTGTTCGGGCGCAGCCTGCAGCCGGGGCGGGTGCCGCTGATCACCCGGATCGTGTCGGGGCTAGACGGGGTGTCGCCGGAGCGCCTGCCTGCCGACGTGGCCGCCTATGCACGCCGCCTGACCGCGCTCTGGGCCGGGGTGCTGGTGCTGCTCGGACTGGCCAACCTGGTGCTGGCGCTGCTGGCGAGCCCCGGCGGGCTGCTGGCGCAGGTCGGCATCGCCCCGCCGTGGCCGATCACGCACGAACAGTGGTCGTGGCTCGCCAACCTGCTGACCTACGGCGTGGTCGGTGGGTTCTTCGTGCTGGAATTCCAGTGGCGCCGCCACCGGTTTCCCGAGCGCCACCAGGGGTTCGTCGGCTTCCTGCGCCGCCTCGGCGGCCTCGGGCCGGCGTTCTGGCGCGATTTCCTGCGATGAGCCCGCCGGATGCCGCCGCAGGGAGCGCTTCGGGCGAGCGCGCGCCGGGCGACGGTATCCTGTGTGACGAACAGCCGGGGCCGATGTCCCGAAGGGACGCGGGACGTGCGGGGGCAGGACGCGTGATGTGGCGGGTATACAACACGATCCAGTTCGCGTTCACGCTGGCCTGGACGGCGGGCTGGATCACGCTGGCGCTGCTGCTGCGTCCGTTCTCCGGTCCGCAGGCACGATTGCCGCTGCGCATGGCCGCGCGCTGCTGGGCGCCGGGTCTGCTGTGGGGGGCAGGGGCGCGGTTGCGGGTGGAGGGGCTGGAGCGCGTCGACTGGTCGAAGCCCTGCCTGTTCGTCGCCAACCACCAGTCGGTGATCGACATCTGCGCCCTGTTCCGCGCGATCCCGGTGCCGCTGCGCTTCCTGCTCAAGGAGGAGATGAAGCGGGTGCCGTTCGTGGGCTGGTATGCCCGCGCCACCGGCATGCTGTTCATCGTCCGCGACAACGCGCGCGCCGGGGCGATGTTCCGCCGCGAGGCGGCGGCGCTGCTGGCACGGGGCCATCGCCTGTGCCTGTTCCCCGAGGGCACCCGCAGCCGCAACGGCGAGGTGGCGCCGTTCAAGGCCGGTTCGCTGCAGGCGGCGATCGATGCCGGGGTCGCCGTGGTGCCGGTGGCGCTGCACGGCGCCGGCCGGGTGCTGCCGGTGGACGGCTTCTTCCGGGTGCGGCCGGGCACGATCCGGGTCCGCTTCGGCACGCCGCTGCCGGTGCGCGACGAAGGCCGGCCGGTGGCGCGCCAGGCGCTGGCCGAACGTGCGCAGGCGCAGGTCGTGGCGATGCTGCGGGAGCTGCAATGAGCGGCATGGAGTTCGTGGTCGACGCCGGCCATCCCGCCTTGCCCGGGCATTTCCCCGGTCGCCCGGTGGTGCCGGGGGTGGTGGTGCTCGACCGCGTGGTCGCGGCGATCGAAAGCGCGTCCGGCCCGCTGCCGCCGCTGCGGTTGCCGCAGGTCAAGTTCCTGCAGCCGTTGCTGCCGGGCCAGCTGGCCAGGATCGAGCTCGAACCCGTGGCGACGGCTCCGGCCGGGCGCTGGCGGTTCCGCGTGCTGCGCGGGGAAGCAACGATCGCCACTGGCGAGATCGTCGCCGAGGCGGCGCCGGCATGAGCGGGGACTGGAAACAGCGCCCCGAGGGTGGCGGGCGCCTGGCGCTGTGGCTGATCCGCGCGGTCGCCTGCCACGGCGGGCGCACGCTGGCGCGGCTGCTGCTGTACCCGACCACGCTGTACTTCCTGTTGCGGCGCGGCCCCGAGCGCCGGGCCTCGATCGCCTTTCTCGAACGCGCGCTGGGGCGGCCGGCGCGGCTGCTCGACGGCGCCCGCCACGTGCACACCTTCGCCTCGACCATCCTCGACCGGGTGTTCCTGCTCGACGAGACGCAACGCCGCTTCCGCGTCGACGTGCGCGGGATCGACGCGTTGGCTGCGAAGGTCGACGAGGGCCGCGGCGTGCTGCTGTTCGGCTCGCACCTGGGCAGCTTCGAGGCGATGCGCGCGCTGTCGCGCGAGCGCCCGGGCCTGAAGCTGCGCGTGGTGCTGGACAAGGCGCACGGCAAGGCGCTGACGCAGATGCTCGACGCGCTGGCGCCGGAGATCGCCGCCGGCGTGATCGACGCCAGCCAGGACGGGCCGGCGCTGATGCTGCAGATCCAGCAGGCGGCGGCGGAAGGTGCGCTGGTGGCGCTGCTGGTCGACCGCAGCCTGCCGGGTCAGCCCACGGTCCAGGCGCCGTTCTTCGGCAAGCCGGCGCCGTTCCCGCTGGCGCCGTGGCAGATGGCGGCGGTGCTCAAGCTGCCGATCGTGCTCGGTTTCGGCCTGTACCGCGGCGGCAACCACTACGAGCTCGTGTTCGAGCCCTGCAGCGACGGCATCGACCTGCCGCGCGGGCGCCGCGGCGAGGCGCTGGGCGCGCTTATCCGCGGTTACGCCGCGCGGCTGGAACATCATGCGCGGCAGGCACCCTACAACTGGTTCAACTTCTACGACTTCTGGCATGTCGACCCATCCGCTCAACAACCCGAACCCGCCGCGTCCGGCGATCCGCAAGCGCTGGCGCTGGCTGCCGGCGTGCCTGCTCGCGATCGCGCCGTCGGCGTGGGCGCAGGCCGGCCCCGATAGCGACGCGATCCTGCGCGCGCTGGCACGACCGGTGCCGGCCGCCACGCCGTTCG contains:
- a CDS encoding ketosynthase; this translates as MILALQIALAVAYALLAHGASAGGDARLALAALLVLVALVLAQPVLRLRPWALALAAVSSAAAWWLYRQGLATLPLLLVPVVFVALVAWVFGRSLQPGRVPLITRIVSGLDGVSPERLPADVAAYARRLTALWAGVLVLLGLANLVLALLASPGGLLAQVGIAPPWPITHEQWSWLANLLTYGVVGGFFVLEFQWRRHRFPERHQGFVGFLRRLGGLGPAFWRDFLR
- a CDS encoding lysophospholipid acyltransferase family protein, which gives rise to MWRVYNTIQFAFTLAWTAGWITLALLLRPFSGPQARLPLRMAARCWAPGLLWGAGARLRVEGLERVDWSKPCLFVANHQSVIDICALFRAIPVPLRFLLKEEMKRVPFVGWYARATGMLFIVRDNARAGAMFRREAAALLARGHRLCLFPEGTRSRNGEVAPFKAGSLQAAIDAGVAVVPVALHGAGRVLPVDGFFRVRPGTIRVRFGTPLPVRDEGRPVARQALAERAQAQVVAMLRELQ
- a CDS encoding acyltransferase; amino-acid sequence: MSGDWKQRPEGGGRLALWLIRAVACHGGRTLARLLLYPTTLYFLLRRGPERRASIAFLERALGRPARLLDGARHVHTFASTILDRVFLLDETQRRFRVDVRGIDALAAKVDEGRGVLLFGSHLGSFEAMRALSRERPGLKLRVVLDKAHGKALTQMLDALAPEIAAGVIDASQDGPALMLQIQQAAAEGALVALLVDRSLPGQPTVQAPFFGKPAPFPLAPWQMAAVLKLPIVLGFGLYRGGNHYELVFEPCSDGIDLPRGRRGEALGALIRGYAARLEHHARQAPYNWFNFYDFWHVDPSAQQPEPAASGDPQALALAAGVPARDRAVGVGAGRPR
- a CDS encoding phosphopantetheine-binding protein — its product is MPEQTDAERELAELLVESLNLDGVAAAEIDPEAPLFNAGLGLDSIDALELALAVSKRYGFQLRSDNDENRRIFASLRALSEHVQQHRTT